CTCTTGCTGAAATGCCGGTATATCTTTCATAGCATATAGCGTGATCGGACATCCAACAATCATTGTATTTACTTTTGTTTGCAAACAATCATCCGTAACCTCAGATTTGTTTAAATATAAAGACTGATTGCCATAAAGAATATTTTCAAACTGATATTCTAATGGTATTTTAAATAGAAATTCACTGTAAATTTTAGGTAATTCGTCTTGAAAATGCCATCCGTAAAAATTAAAAAGAAAAGGAGATTCTAATTTATATACGTATTCAATTACACTTCCATCGGTTACGTTTGGAAAAACTATTTTGCAAACCGATCCAATTTCTGGTTCCGACGTAATAAATATAGCATCGGAAGATACTTTTCTTTTGGTATTTCCATTATAGGTCCAAGCACTAAAGCCTTTTACCTTTTCTCTGGTACCATCGGAGCTAAATAATGGTATCTCTACAGTACCATAATCTCTAGTTTGGGAATCGAAAATTTTTATTTTCCGATGAACCTCCTTAATTAATTTAATATAATCGCCAACTGCCGCATAGTAATAATATCCCTGCTCATACAAAACAACCGCATTGGCCGTGGTGTCTTTTTCATAAAACTTCATTGCCAGTTCACTTTCGGTTGGCTTTCCGAATACCGCTTTTTGACGTTCCTGAGAGTTTGCGCTACTAAATAAAGAAAGAAGAACAAAAAGTAATTTAATTCGCAAAGGCATAAAGAAGGGCTATAATTTATTTCGCAAATTATAATTTTTATTCTAAATATAAAACCTTTAAAAACCAATAGTATTGAAAAGAAATTTATCGGAAGTCCAACGACAAAGTTTTAATAAAAATCCAATTAAAAAGGTAAACAACCACGCTTTAAAATGTAGAAGCGGATTGGTGAATATTTCAAAAATATCTGTAAAAAGATGGCTCGGCTTATGAAGAATATCCCACGAATTCCATCGAAGAACACGCCCTAAATAAATTCCAAAACCCACTAAAAAAGGAAGCACGACCAAAAACCCGGAAGTCATTTTCCTGTTGAAATTTTTAAAAAGAATTTCTTCAATATCCTTTACCGAGAACAAGTAAAACGCAATGCCCGTAACTGCAAAAATCGCAATCATTAAAGCATCGAAACCAAGCCATTTAATAGGGCTTAAACGCAAATGAATAAAATCTGTTATTATATATGGTGCATTTGGAAGAAAAAGTAACCAGAGCAGAAGCAGCGAATAGAGCTTGTATTTTTTTAAGCCTTCGCGGGTTTTTGCGTACATAGAAATAAAAAACGGCACCATGGCGAGAAATAAATTCCATGCTAAGAAAAGATAAAAGAAAGAATGTGTGCTTTTTGAGCGAATGGCAAGCAGAATAATACACAAAGCTGTTAGCGACAAAAGCGGAAACAGTATATTGAAACGATTAAAGAGAAATGTTTTTATTGTCTTCATTTTTTAAAATAGTTTTTTCAATTAAAAGAATAAGTAGAAAGCCAAGAAAATAGGCCACGAGATCATAAGTGTCAAACACTGAACCCAAGATTGTCAATAATATTTCTGAATGGATTTGAAGTTTTTCTGCAAGCTTGAATAGCTGAAGAAATTCTACAAAATAGGCGAATACCATAACGGACATCGCAATTTTAAAAACATTGTTTTTGATGAAAATTTTCAGAAACGAATACAGTAGTAAGATCACTAAAACATCGCCTAAAAATCCACGTACAAACGGATTAAAGTGAAACTTGGCAATGCCGATTTCTACAGTTAGTAAGAGTAGTGTGCTATAAAAATACTTGCTTCTGAAAATATGCATAATATAAGTATTGATTAAAACCTCACAGATTAAAATCCCGTGAGGTTTGATTGTTATTATGTGTTTACAATATTAACTTGCATTGTTCCAATCAATATTTCGAGAGGCGAACATAATTGTTGACAAGATTAAGAAAAGGCCGATGCTGCCTACCAAAAGCGCATAATTTTCCAATTGTATAATTACATAAATAAAGCCGTACAACGAAGCCAAAGATGCGCAGATAAGCATCGGAAATTTAAAACCTTTTATTATGGCACGGGAGTAAACCGTAACTAAGCCGAGTACGGAAACGGCCGCAATGGAATATGCCTTAAAAAAAGTGCTGTGTTCCGAAATTGAA
This region of Aequorivita marisscotiae genomic DNA includes:
- a CDS encoding DUF1361 domain-containing protein: MKTIKTFLFNRFNILFPLLSLTALCIILLAIRSKSTHSFFYLFLAWNLFLAMVPFFISMYAKTREGLKKYKLYSLLLLWLLFLPNAPYIITDFIHLRLSPIKWLGFDALMIAIFAVTGIAFYLFSVKDIEEILFKNFNRKMTSGFLVVLPFLVGFGIYLGRVLRWNSWDILHKPSHLFTDIFEIFTNPLLHFKAWLFTFLIGFLLKLCRWTSDKFLFNTIGF
- a CDS encoding DUF2809 domain-containing protein encodes the protein MHIFRSKYFYSTLLLLTVEIGIAKFHFNPFVRGFLGDVLVILLLYSFLKIFIKNNVFKIAMSVMVFAYFVEFLQLFKLAEKLQIHSEILLTILGSVFDTYDLVAYFLGFLLILLIEKTILKNEDNKNISL